The following coding sequences are from one Vibrio syngnathi window:
- a CDS encoding ABC transporter ATP-binding protein/permease, whose protein sequence is MQNDVSSTLDSNQRQTQRSTQKAPEPKPEKKSLSILFELSKFIQPYKGRVIAALIALIFTASLTLSVGHGIRLLIDQGFSQQSLSDLGSAIQFIMVVVVLISIGTFFRFYLVSSVGERVSADIRLSVFNHVVTLHPSYFETNGSGDIMSRITTDTTLLQSIIGSSFSMAMRSALMCIGAIIMLFATNIKLTLIVLASVPFILIPILVYGRRVRALSRQSQDSMSDVGSYAGEAIEHIKTVQSYSREAQEKASFAVEVEKAYEIGRQRVKQRAILISGVIVIVFSAIAGMLWVGGSDVINGTMSAGDLAAFVFYAIMVASSLGTISEVMGELQRAAGATERLIEILQVESHIVAPVTNPTSLANVTPEVAFDDVTFCYPSRPDQPATSNLTLTAHEGRVLALVGPSGAGKTTLFELLQRFYDPQLGKVTLGGVELNQFDPNELRKQMALVPQQPALFSNDVFHNIRYGNPEATDEQVIEAAKKAHAHEFIQNLPEGYHSFLGERGVRLSGGQRQRIAIARAILKDPNILLLDEATSALDSESEHHVQQALEELMRGRTTIIIAHRLSTIKHADQIAVLDKGQLVDIGDHQSLINSCELYQRLVELQFKHLSS, encoded by the coding sequence ATGCAAAACGATGTCTCTTCTACGCTCGACTCGAACCAGCGACAGACTCAGCGATCGACTCAAAAAGCGCCAGAACCCAAACCTGAGAAAAAAAGCCTCAGTATTCTGTTCGAGCTCAGCAAATTTATTCAGCCCTATAAAGGCCGTGTGATTGCTGCTTTGATCGCGTTGATCTTCACGGCGAGCTTAACCCTTTCAGTCGGACACGGTATTCGCCTTCTTATCGACCAAGGTTTTAGCCAACAATCACTCTCAGATTTAGGCAGCGCAATTCAGTTCATCATGGTCGTAGTCGTGTTGATCTCGATTGGTACTTTCTTCCGCTTCTATTTGGTTTCTTCTGTTGGAGAGCGCGTGAGTGCGGATATTCGTTTGTCGGTTTTCAATCATGTCGTGACGCTGCACCCGAGTTACTTCGAAACCAATGGCAGTGGCGACATCATGTCGCGAATCACCACGGATACCACTCTGCTTCAAAGCATCATAGGTTCGTCGTTCTCGATGGCGATGCGCAGCGCGTTGATGTGTATTGGTGCGATCATCATGCTGTTTGCGACCAATATTAAGCTGACATTGATTGTATTGGCCTCGGTGCCATTTATCCTGATTCCTATTTTGGTATACGGTCGACGTGTAAGAGCCTTATCTCGCCAAAGCCAAGATTCCATGTCTGATGTTGGTTCTTATGCGGGCGAAGCGATTGAACACATCAAGACAGTTCAAAGTTACAGCCGAGAAGCGCAAGAGAAAGCGTCATTCGCTGTTGAAGTGGAAAAGGCTTATGAGATTGGTCGCCAGCGCGTAAAACAACGCGCGATTCTTATCTCTGGTGTGATTGTTATCGTGTTCAGTGCGATTGCAGGCATGCTTTGGGTTGGCGGCAGCGATGTCATCAACGGCACTATGTCTGCGGGTGACTTAGCGGCGTTTGTCTTCTATGCCATTATGGTCGCTTCGTCATTAGGTACGATTTCTGAAGTGATGGGTGAATTGCAACGTGCGGCAGGTGCGACAGAACGATTAATTGAAATTCTACAAGTTGAAAGCCATATTGTTGCGCCAGTTACGAACCCAACCTCGCTTGCTAACGTAACGCCAGAAGTCGCTTTTGATGATGTGACCTTCTGTTACCCATCAAGACCCGACCAGCCCGCAACAAGCAACCTCACGCTTACTGCCCATGAAGGCAGAGTATTGGCACTGGTTGGCCCGTCTGGCGCAGGTAAAACCACCCTATTTGAACTGCTACAACGTTTCTACGACCCACAATTGGGCAAAGTAACGTTAGGCGGTGTTGAACTGAATCAGTTTGATCCGAATGAATTAAGAAAGCAGATGGCGCTTGTACCTCAGCAACCCGCCCTGTTCAGTAACGATGTGTTCCATAACATCCGATACGGAAACCCAGAAGCAACGGACGAGCAAGTTATCGAAGCGGCGAAAAAAGCGCACGCACACGAGTTCATTCAAAACCTACCTGAAGGCTATCACAGCTTTCTTGGTGAACGTGGCGTGAGATTGTCTGGCGGTCAGCGTCAGCGTATTGCCATCGCACGAGCCATCTTAAAAGACCCGAATATTCTATTATTGGATGAAGCAACCAGTGCGCTAGACAGCGAAAGTGAACATCATGTTCAACAAGCTTTGGAAGAATTAATGCGTGGCAGAACAACCATCATTATCGCGCACCGTTTATCAACAATTAAACACGCCGACCAAATTGCAGTACTCGATAAAGGACAGCTAGTAGACATCGGAGACCACCAGTCGCTCATCAATAGCTGTGAACTGTACCAACGATTGGTTGAACTGCAATTCAAACACCTCAGTAGTTAA
- a CDS encoding arginine ABC transporter substrate-binding protein yields MKKILLASLIGLSSAGMAVNASAQDEIKFAMEATYAPFEYMDENNQIQGFDVDLANALCEEMKATCTFHNQAFDSLIPALKFKRYDAAISAMDITEARLKQVNFSNAYYDNSAAFISIEGKVADQAALEGKRVGVQNGSTHQSFLLEQMAGVTAVPYSSYQDAFIDMKNGRIDSVFGDTAVVAEWFKKEDNLTYVGDQVTNQEYFGNGFGIAVNKSNQELVDQLNVALAAVKANGEYDKIFNKYFGK; encoded by the coding sequence ATGAAAAAGATTCTACTAGCTTCACTTATCGGCCTTTCTTCTGCAGGCATGGCTGTTAATGCATCGGCACAAGACGAAATCAAATTCGCAATGGAAGCAACTTACGCACCATTCGAATACATGGACGAGAACAACCAAATCCAAGGTTTTGACGTAGACCTAGCAAACGCACTTTGTGAAGAGATGAAAGCAACGTGTACTTTCCACAACCAAGCATTCGATAGCTTGATCCCTGCACTTAAATTCAAACGTTACGATGCCGCTATCTCGGCAATGGACATCACAGAAGCGCGTCTTAAACAAGTGAACTTCTCTAACGCTTACTACGACAACTCAGCAGCATTCATCTCTATTGAAGGTAAAGTTGCAGACCAAGCAGCACTAGAAGGTAAGCGTGTTGGTGTTCAAAACGGTTCAACTCACCAAAGCTTCCTACTTGAGCAAATGGCTGGCGTAACAGCGGTTCCTTACTCAAGCTACCAAGATGCATTCATCGACATGAAAAACGGTCGTATTGATTCTGTATTCGGTGACACAGCCGTTGTAGCAGAATGGTTCAAGAAAGAAGACAACCTAACGTACGTTGGCGACCAAGTAACGAACCAAGAGTACTTCGGTAACGGCTTTGGCATCGCAGTAAACAAGAGCAACCAAGAACTTGTAGATCAGCTTAACGTTGCACTTGCAGCAGTGAAAGCGAACGGCGAATACGACAAGATCTTCAACAAGTACTTCGGTAAGTAA
- the artP gene encoding arginine ABC transporter ATP-binding protein ArtP, whose protein sequence is MNIQVKSINKSYGNTQVLHDISFDCESGETLVLLGPSGAGKSSLLRVLNLLEIADNGELDIANEQFDFSSQIQEKQGLKLRRKVGMVFQQYNLWPHMTVMENLIEAPTKVAGLDKQEAIKQAQEVLKTLQLADKADAWPLQLSGGQQQRVAIARALMMKPDVLLFDEPTAALDPEITNQVVSIIKELSVTGITQVVVTHEVDFAKKIASHVLYLEKGYIVEHGTSDSFVNPQTPEFAEYLTH, encoded by the coding sequence ATGAATATTCAAGTAAAGAGCATCAACAAATCATACGGTAATACCCAAGTTCTTCATGACATCAGCTTTGACTGTGAAAGTGGCGAAACCTTGGTATTGCTTGGCCCAAGCGGCGCGGGCAAGAGTTCATTACTGCGTGTATTGAACCTGTTAGAAATCGCGGACAACGGCGAATTGGACATTGCGAACGAGCAATTCGATTTTTCAAGCCAGATCCAAGAAAAGCAGGGGCTTAAACTTCGTCGTAAAGTTGGCATGGTGTTCCAACAATACAACTTGTGGCCACATATGACGGTGATGGAAAACTTAATTGAAGCTCCCACCAAAGTCGCGGGTTTAGATAAGCAAGAAGCGATTAAGCAAGCTCAAGAAGTACTAAAGACACTTCAACTTGCCGACAAAGCAGACGCTTGGCCACTTCAACTGTCTGGTGGTCAACAACAGCGTGTTGCGATTGCACGTGCGCTGATGATGAAACCGGATGTGTTGTTGTTTGATGAACCAACAGCGGCGCTTGATCCTGAGATCACCAACCAAGTTGTGAGCATTATTAAAGAATTAAGCGTAACGGGCATTACTCAAGTGGTTGTGACGCACGAAGTTGATTTCGCGAAGAAGATTGCTAGCCACGTTCTGTATCTAGAGAAAGGGTACATCGTTGAACACGGCACCAGCGATTCATTCGTTAATCCGCAGACACCTGAGTTTGCCGAGTATTTGACTCACTAG
- the artQ gene encoding arginine ABC transporter permease ArtQ: MELTGYSLGLVEASWMTVQLAFVSLLVGLVLAVLFASGEMSRRIAIKWPTTAFVTIVRGLPEILVVLFIYFGSTQVLFMITGDFIEVSPFLSGVVALSLIFASYASQTIRGALKAVSKGQREAASALGISQSRSFFRIVLPQAVRHALPGLTNQWLVLLKDTALVSLIGVTDLLKQAQLTSAATHEAFTWYATAAAIYLVITLITQRLVKVIDGKFSIQGLGNKGAMA; encoded by the coding sequence ATGGAATTAACGGGTTACTCTTTAGGGCTCGTCGAAGCAAGCTGGATGACTGTTCAGCTTGCATTCGTAAGCCTATTGGTTGGATTGGTTCTAGCAGTTTTGTTTGCAAGTGGCGAGATGTCTCGTCGTATTGCAATCAAATGGCCAACGACTGCATTTGTGACGATTGTTCGTGGTTTACCAGAAATTCTGGTCGTGCTGTTTATCTATTTTGGTTCGACACAAGTTCTGTTCATGATCACTGGCGACTTCATAGAAGTGAGCCCGTTCTTATCTGGTGTTGTTGCACTGTCACTTATCTTTGCTTCTTACGCTTCGCAAACCATCCGTGGTGCTTTGAAAGCAGTAAGCAAAGGGCAGAGAGAAGCAGCAAGCGCGCTTGGTATCTCTCAATCGCGTTCATTCTTTCGTATAGTTTTACCTCAAGCGGTAAGACACGCGCTACCAGGGTTAACCAACCAATGGTTAGTGTTACTAAAAGACACTGCATTAGTATCGCTGATTGGCGTAACGGATTTGTTGAAACAAGCACAACTGACATCCGCTGCAACGCACGAAGCATTTACTTGGTACGCGACAGCAGCAGCAATCTACTTGGTCATCACTTTAATCACACAAAGATTGGTAAAAGTGATTGATGGTAAGTTTTCTATTCAAGGTTTGGGTAACAAAGGGGCAATGGCATGA